The following proteins are co-located in the Apium graveolens cultivar Ventura chromosome 5, ASM990537v1, whole genome shotgun sequence genome:
- the LOC141723860 gene encoding F-box protein At5g07610-like → MDMTWLRRCASRTELRFSSQEIVLDQEHLLTLILLRLPYIQLASLKSVSKKWHSLVTTPHFASLVRNSVPPLRASGLFLQRPVCLRSPRDEVYFISLDNPNTPSPFTTLTFAHDPFDPQKIRILQSCNGLLLCSTALYRPKELRKYYVYNPSINHLDTLPEHPPGSGHWVRYVGLCFDPSQSSHYKIIAFDTTYSSPSHYVGNFYIYSSKTGTWKASLQCFTPPPPGANISGGVYLNGCIHWLSKLNYKSEPHSTVSDCLCFNVDDERLETFPRPPTSVRSASRRSLYFGESEGHLHFIEACPYATSLIFYEMKSDYSGWFVKYQIDLDPISKVFPEMTKQKFIFHDRNDYAVAVLSLIRRENFREDPFLTLEVPGKVIRYNLVTRSVKMIWDFSLENVDEWSFGNLQVWQYIESV, encoded by the coding sequence ATGGATATGACGTGGCTTAGAAGATGTGCATCTAGGACTGAACTTAGATTCTCCTCTCAAGAAATTGTTCTAGACCAGGAACATCTATTAACATTAATCCTGTTACGGCTACCTTACATACAACTCGCTTCCTTGAAGTCTGTTTCGAAAAAATGGCATTCTCTCGTCACCACTCCTCACTTCGCTAGCCTCGTCCGTAATTCAGTCCCTCCTCTTCGTGCCTCTGGTCTCTTCCTACAACGTCCCGTTTGTCTTAGGTCTCCTCGTGATGAAGTCTATTTCATTTCTCTAGACAATCCAAACACCCCCTCCCCGTTCACAACCCTCACTTTTGCTCATGACCCTTTTGATCCTCAAAAAATCCGTATTTTACAATCCTGCAATGGCCTTTTATTGTGTTCTACTGCCCTCTATAGACCTAAGGAATTGCGTAAGTATTATGTATATAACCCCTCTATCAATCATCTAGACACCCTTCCTGAGCATCCTCCTGGCAGTGGGCATTGGGTTCGTTATGTCGGCTTATGTTTTGATCCTTCCCAGTCAAGTCACTACAAGATTATTGCTTTTGATACTACATATAGCTCTCCATCACATTATGTTGGTAACTTTTATATTTACTCCTCTAAAACCGGGACTTGGAAGGCCTCTTTACAGTGTTTTACTCCACCACCTCCAGGAGCAAACATCAGTGGCGGAGTGTATTTGAATGGATGTATTCATTGGTTAAGTAAATTGAACTACAAATCAGAACCACATTCTACTGTTTCTGATTGTTTATGCTTTAATGTGGACGACGAAAGGTTAGAAACATTTCCAAGGCCTCCTACTAGTGTGAGGTCAGCTTCAAGGAGGAGTTTATATTTCGGGGAATCTGAAGGCCATTTGCATTTTATCGAGGCTTGTCCATATGCCACTTCACTTATCTTCTATGAGATGAAGAGTGATTACTCGGGGTGGTTTGTCAAGTACCAAATTGATCTTGATCCAATCTCCAAAGTTTTCCCTGAGATGACCAAACAAAAGTTTATATTTCATGATAGAAACGATTATGCAGTTGCTGTGCTTTCACTTATTAGAAGAGAGAATTTCCGGGAGGATCCATTCTTGACACTGGAAGTACCTGGTAAGGTTATACGTTACAATCTCGTGACCAGGAGCGTCAAAATGATATGGGACTTTAGTCTGGAAAATGTTGATGAGTGGTCCTTTGGAAATTTGCAAGTGTGGCAATACATTGAATCTGTGTAG